The sequence below is a genomic window from Glycine max cultivar Williams 82 chromosome 20, Glycine_max_v4.0, whole genome shotgun sequence.
aaaataaaacacgtTTTCATTTTGTACGATGAACTTAAATAATAGAAACATGTTTCTATTTTGTATTAAGATCTCACACCttctaatataaataaaaaatacgttttcattttctgtggtgaattttgaaaataaattatgcataTACATGAATGCCATCATCAATTTAAGTACAAAATAAGTCTAACATAACATAAACcaatataaaatacaatataGTGAAACAAATTGGTGGCAATCACGAGACtcacttatttataatttttttttttatcatggttGAGTTAAATTGGTGATGGTCTCTTGTCTTGGAGGTAGTTGTTGACTTTGGTTGACTCAAACTTGTCATAATCAAGTTGATGCAAGCAAGCTAAGATCTCATCATTGGATTTAACCAGCGTAACATATAACTCAATAGGCTCAACATTATATGATACCGGACAAAGATGGAGAACATGTATGCCTCATCTTTTTCGTATTCAATATGCTTTGTGCGTACAGTGTGTTGATAAATAACATCAGCCACCTTAATTTTTGGTACATTCAACTCAagcttttcatattatttttcttcaggGCATCGAGTGTGATGCGCTTTCATTAATCCTAAATGATTTTGGGAATCACATTGAAACGCTATCCCTTTAGAAGTTCTTGTAATCTCACCATTGTAGTACACATAAATAAGATGAGATCTTGGCCTTGGTTTAGCTATAAGGTTGGGaatgtttctttttccttttcataaTGGTGTATGAATACATTGTCATGTATCTGTATCTACTCAAAACATTGAGGTTGATATATACAGGTTCGAGTACCTCCTTGTActcaatttcaataaatttctttgatttatataaacaaaatataacttgggaagctcattttttatttcatatcgGATGGGTTAACAACATActttattatacaaataaaaaataatcactaaACAAAAAGTGAAAACCTAATTTCTATAATAAGTTTCAGTcaatatacaataaaatatgTACGAACAGATGATGCAAGCAAtgtagaatatatatttttaaaaattgaatcattTCCCTTCCTTTCATCTCACTCGAGAGTAGAaatgtatttataaatattctttCAACTCTCTTTTATGTCAACAAAACAACccttctttttatctttattgtcTCCATTCCATCTAAAACATCCATCGCACTAGCAGCAGCACCGCTGCAACTTCCAACCATGACAGAGGACCACGAGAAAGCCTTCGCCTTTGACTTCGACAAGAGCTCTTTGTCTCCTCCGCGCTCCCTTCAGTGTGAGATCTTTTCTCAGATCCGGGTTTTCTTCGTGTTGTCTGTGTGGCACATTTGGGTTTGGGATTGGGATAGGGTTTTGGTGAAGAGGTCATAAAAGAAGGAGGGTGAGTTTTTGAGGATTACTCTACAAATTTTTACCAATATCTTAATTTTCTTGAGGACGGCACAGTATGCATTAGTAATTAGTGATTATATTTACATACTATTTTTCTTACTTGAAATATAAATGCAACAAATTTTTCATACTTCAAATCAAATAGAAGACGtgcttaaatattaattagaaattttataattaaatggaaTATGTAGTTAAATATTAACCGTTAATTACTAAATCACTCCTCTCACAAAAATAAAGTGAGTTGATGGTACAAATGGGAGAATAAAAGCATGAAGCTTTATATGAAACTTGTTTgtaattcaaaaatataattaagatagTGGTCacttattgaaaatataattataaaaaatttcaattgaataaGCGATAGATATAAAATAGTactcttaaataaaattataattctcCATGTAAATGAgttgaacaaaattataatctttataaatatattttaacgtCAAACTtaccaaaatttaaactaactgcggttaaataaatttaaattttaaacttaaattaattaatttaattaaaaaataagtttaactaaatatttaataaattaaattcaaaaagcACACAAATACACCTCAACATCAACTCATTCATAACAGTTATTCCATATATTCCATTTTACTTGTcaaatttttaaagtatttgttttcttatttatttatcatttttaaagttcaagatcaccttaattacaattttatcaattattctCTTATTTGTCTCTTTATCTTTAATTAGTTTACACATGCAttgtgaaatgaaaaaaaaaggataaaataagaaaaaaaagtattaggAAAACAATCTCTAACAAACCTCTCTTAACTCACTCTTTTATTAGATGTGAGATccactaaattaaattttatgatttttaataaattttaactaataaaaaaatatgtattaaaaaaaatgtgttcctaacatttgtcaaataaaaatttttacaactattttaatagaattaaaaaaaattattatctttcttaatttctatccaacaaccttaaaagaaagataaaaaaaagaaagaaagaaagaatgtagTACAACTCATTCATAATAATCCTGGTTACTCACATTttccatatttaaaataacaataatatataaatattcacttattttaaacattttctaTATCTATTTCTccctattatattataaatcctatcatatatatctatattttctttcttttttctctccctcTATAAGTATCTTTTAGCATAATGGTGTTGattaacatttttctatttaaaactGTAGTGGAATCCGTGGTCCCcatcatgattttgatttttgctACCTAATTACCAGTACCATATTGACAATTTGGTGAGCAAAATTCAATTTTCACGTAGAAGTCAATAATGGCAACGTTGAAGATGTACATGTGGTGCAATAAACACGGTCCTGTATGTCCGTAAATATGGTGCTGCATGTATGTCCTTTTCAATTTTCACGTTGAAGATTTTTTAcactaattcattttatttaagaaaaatatttaatttaattaatcatattaaattaattaattatttgtgttatcatttcaattttttatttatttttctatcaacataatttttattaatatttgaagaaaaaaataattaaataagatatatagaattttttttaatatatctaaaaattagaaaaaagatatgataaaaaagaataaataattttttaaagaaaggttttataattaaatacaaatgaAGTATCAATAGATTCATTATATATGATGTGATAGGCTTTATTAATATCCATTTAATGCTGTGTCCCAAGATATCTTTTGGAATCAtttatattatacattattaatttatcaatatattttctgAAAGTGAAGAGATCATTATATGTAGACAATTGATCACATGGATGATACTATGTGGGAGCTGACAACTCACTGCCTGTACAAGGACTAAGGGCTATTCATCAATGAGACTTCGTGAATATATATGATCCCGGTTGTTTGAGTTTTCGATTAATTCTTAGATATTTAATTTCTACAACACTCtaatatatgtttttggtcTTTTGTAAAATTCATAGAGTTTCTGTAAAATAATTTGCCTATTTTTCATCGTTATCATATAATGTGTCActttttttctcaaacaaaatttagatgTCTAAACCTACATATATAACTTATTTACATTAAGTTATATTAAGTTATAtgtataatcaataaaaaaaattatatttgcatCTATTATacacataaataatataaaaaattatcattgtagGTTTGGGTATATCAAAAACTTGCTTCaagccaaaaaaataatttattatatttttatgagaatgaaaaatagataaatttttttataagaacgaAATTCAAACTTTGTTAATttgataagaataaaaaatatattttaatttttttataattattggcATAGACAAGTGTGATAATAATGAAGTGAATTGACTAGAATTTTTAATCATGATAGATTAGAGGTGGGAAAAGTGAGTACAATGGTTTCTTGTAATatacataatattataaatttaggtGAAAttcaagtaatatatatatatatatatatatatatatatatatatatatatatatatatatatatatatatatatatatatatatatatatatattttaaaaatacaaatcgTAAATAGAATCAGACTTATTGATTTGAGTacaaaatcatcaaaataaattaaaaaattattaatttgatttgattttttaatgattttaatttttattttaaatttgtttaaaaatttaatcacCCATATCTATTTTCATCTattctttttatctctcttttcatttctatttACAATTATTACTTTCTCTTTGTCTTTTTCATCCACTCATGCACTcctaaaacattaattatttttcataaaattaattaactaaaaaataacagtgctattattatttcataaacattcttataaaatttttgtaatatattttgtacCGTAAGAAGAAGGTAAGTTGTTATCTTCTATCACTAGTCACATATAGACTTAAACATAGATGTCTCTTTTTGCAGGTAATCTCACATTATCGTCCAAGGAATATCAATCAACAGAAAGAGATAGGGATAGAAGATGAAGATAATTAAGGAGCAAGAAGCTCAGACATATAGGTAAgaacatatttttcttcttcttatatatGTTTTACACCACTGGTTTTATTCTATACTTGTATGactttttctcactttttttttatgatagaaaTTAGAGAAAGGGAAAATGGAAGAAGCTTACCCTCTTTAAAAGAAGCAAGCAgctactgaaaaaaaaaagccctTTAACGACGGTTAATAAAGGTATTTAAGGACGGTTATAACCGGTCTTTATATTCAAGCGCATAACCTCAAAGCAAAACCATAACCATGATGAGCTCTAACGCAAACCTTGActcaacacaacacaacactgATGGGAACTGGGTAGTCCATATTTGGCACACGCTTTCGGCGACTGAGGCTGATTTGGAAAATTCTCGCGTGGTTTGCGTCTGCGAGGTACCGGAATCGTTGCGTTGCAGCAAGAGGGAAGCTTTCATCCCTCAGTTTGTGGGGCTTGGTCCATACCATCATTTCCGTGCTGACCTCATCATGACCCCGAAAAAGAAGTTGGCCGCAGCCAAGAGGGTCCTCAAAGACCTCCTCCCTTCCGACATGAACCAATTCCAACTACAAATCTCAAACTTAGGCTCAGAAGTTACGACTTTCTACCACCCAGATGTCAAATCCACATATAATGATCATACCCTCTCCTTCCTATTAACCGTTGATGGCTTGTTCTTGTTGGCTTTCATAACCAGCAGTGGCCACCCTGATGCAGAATTCTCTAACTTCTTAACCGGAAACCTCATGATGCTCCTTTTTAACGCTGCTGGTGTAGAGTTAACCAAGACTGTTCTTATCAGGGAAGTTTTCATGCTCGAGAACCAAATTCCCTTTCATGTTCTTGAGCAGATCAGtggcaaaaaaaatcattcaatcaGAATCAAATGGTCATGAGGGTCTGGGCTCAAACGTGGTAAATTTCTGTAAACAACACTGTCCAGTACTAGTCAAGGTAGAAGTGTTCGCTAACAACACTGTTCATTTGTTGGATCTCATGTACCATTTGATTGTACCTAGGCCTCAGTCTCCTCCTCAGCCCCTCGAGCCTGAAGAAGCTCAGCAAAACCCTGTGCCTGAACCTCAGCCAGCAACCGAACCCAATCACGAACCTCAGCCAGAGCCCGTGTTTGTGAATTTGTGTGAGAACATTGGAAGACAATTCTCTGGAAGCTGGCAAAGTCAAATACTTACAATACTAGCGGTGTTTATATTCGTGACTCCATTCTTAATTGTGGTAGATCTTGTTTATCTCATTGTGATGAAGCCATTTTTGCCGGAGCCCGAGCCCGAGCCCCAGCCCGAGCCCGAGCCTGAATCTCAACCAGAGCCCGAGTCACAGCCCGAGACCGATGAATTTCGGTTCGGATCCTGGAAAGACCTTGGATATCTTATTGTGGGCGAATTAATCCTTCcggcatattttatttatctcatTCTGAAGCTATTTTGGTGGGTGATAAGTTCAATAATTCGAACAATTATAAGGGCGCTGAGTTATTTATTTGGTTTGGTTAAAAAGGCATTTCGGCGGAGTAGCTTTAACTCTGCGTTTGGATGGTTACATGATGCTCTATCCAACATGGAAGGTAGGGTTAATAATCCATTACTGAGACCCTTGACAGAAGCGTTGGCACATCTTAAGGAGATGACAGAAGAGCGGCAGACAAGAGATTCGGACGAGGGTGCTCCACTAGCTGATCAAAGGATTCCATCCGCAATGCAACTCCACAATGCTGGGATCTTCTTCAAACCAATTGAAAGTGACATCTCATCCATTAATTTCGATGACGAAAACTGCGTGTTTTACTTGCCTAGTATCAGATTAGATGTCAACTCAGAAGTTATCATCAGAAACCTCCTGGCTTACGAGACATTGATTAAATCCAACACCCCTTTGGTCTTCACAAGGTACGTTGAGTTGATGAGAGCTATTATAGACACTCCTGCGGATGTGAAGATTTTGG
It includes:
- the LOC106797559 gene encoding uncharacterized protein translates to MFLSRSVAKKIIQSESNGHEGLGSNVVNFCKQHCPVLVKVEVFANNTVHLLDLMYHLIVPRPQSPPQPLEPEEAQQNPVPEPQPATEPNHEPQPEPVFVNLCENIGRQFSGSWQSQILTILAVFIFVTPFLIVVDLVYLIVMKPFLPEPEPEPQPEPEPESQPEPESQPETDEFRFGSWKDLGYLIVGELILPAYFIYLILKLFWWVISSIIRTIIRALSYLFGLVKKAFRRSSFNSAFGWLHDALSNMEGRVNNPLLRPLTEALAHLKEMTEERQTRDSDEGAPLADQRIPSAMQLHNAGIFFKPIESDISSINFDDENCVFYLPSIRLDVNSEVIIRNLLAYETLIKSNTPLVFTRYVELMRAIIDTPADVKILVDSEIIKTELWSEKVAELFKGLSKSIRPTMTPDLDKVIHKVKAKFDTTQKRINWDVIKHMSGTFFTILGCFLFLFFTGVQTYCSVVNCSGTSKHVKLPKDGESYGRNNYFISSM